Below is a window of Brachyspira hampsonii DNA.
AATCACAGCTTCAGAATAATGGAAACTATTATACCTAGAATAAAAGACTCTAATGCAATAGTTGTTTTAGAATAGTTTGTTTCATAATAACTCTTTAAAAATTATAAGCCTGCAGGTTATATAAAATCTGCAGGTTTATTTATATTTTATTATCCGCTCTATTATTACACCTATTAATATTGTTGATAAACCCAATATTATAAAAAATATCCAAGTATTCATTCTCAAATAGAAATATTCAAAATATCTTATATAAAGATTAAGAATAATAAAAAATATTGAATATACTACTATTAAAGAAATTTTTAACTTATAGCCTATTACAAAAATAATTATATCTATAAATAAAAATAATAAACTATATATTAACAATTCAGACGATCCATATTCAAATATTATAGGCTCTGCATTATTTCCAAATATTGACATTATTGCAAGTATTATATTTAAATATAATATTCCAACCGTATAATATATAATTGAAAAATTAGAATATCTCTCTGAAATTTTTTTATTGATATCAGTTATTCCTATTAAAAACATTAATATGCTTGTTATAATAAATCTTATATAATTATTAAGCGTTAAATCAATTCCAGATATATCGAAGCCTTCAAAACCATACCAAGTTATTAAACCTATTATCGCAATAGATA
It encodes the following:
- a CDS encoding DUF2157 domain-containing protein, translated to MGSKNRFLLKELKKWNKDNLITNEQFEVLSKMYRDDYIDWQPIIKAIMITGIIMVAIGFIAFISFYIFSLYFIAFLFALLFLLGFIIDEILKRKDIYLPKTSSAIISISSIFLSAFIFTLSYIITHNKDNFILLSLISIMLFFIIAYIKKNYAVLSIAIIGLITWYGFEGFDISGIDLTLNNYIRFIITSILMFLIGITDINKKISERYSNFSIIYYTVGILYLNIILAIMSIFGNNAEPIIFEYGSSELLIYSLLFLFIDIIIFVIGYKLKISLIVVYSIFFIILNLYIRYFEYFYLRMNTWIFFIILGLSTILIGVIIERIIKYK